Proteins encoded by one window of Agarivorans sp. Alg241-V36:
- the nqrM gene encoding (Na+)-NQR maturation NqrM, with protein MAYFLVTFIFFLVVIAAMAVGYIFQKKTISGSCGGIASLGIEKVCDCPEPCDKRKAKMALVEQKKKARQAMLDEHRII; from the coding sequence ATGGCTTATTTTTTGGTGACATTCATTTTCTTCCTGGTGGTTATTGCAGCCATGGCTGTGGGCTACATTTTCCAGAAGAAAACCATTAGTGGAAGCTGTGGTGGTATTGCTTCTTTAGGCATTGAAAAAGTGTGTGACTGCCCTGAGCCTTGCGATAAACGCAAAGCCAAAATGGCCTTGGTTGAGCAGAAGAAAAAAGCCCGCCAAGCTATGTTAGATGAACATCGTATTATCTAA